Sequence from the Erythrolamprus reginae isolate rEryReg1 chromosome 2, rEryReg1.hap1, whole genome shotgun sequence genome:
ATGATTGCTGCGGAAGAACAGTtcttctttctcgctttctctctctctctttgccatTACTTTTATCTATCAATGCTGGGGATGCCACAACGGTTTTAGTatgaaaaaatggtcacaagtcacttttttcagtgccgtagtaactttgaacggtcactaagtgaactgttgtaagttggggactTCTTGTGGCTGCCAGTGTCTTCCTCttgaatacaggtggtcctcgacttaacaGCCAccattgagcctaaaatttccattgctaagcgagacatttgtgaagagaattttgtcccattttattacctttctgggcaccgttgttaagtgaatcactccaaCCTTTaaagtaacacggttgttaagcaaatttggGTTCACCATTGACTCTGTCAAAAGGTCGCAAGAGGTGATCACATAATCCCAGGTTACTGCaactcataaatatgaaccagttgccaagaaacatagaaacatagaagactgagggcagaaaaagacctcatggtccatctagtctgcccttatactattttctgtattttatcttaggatgaatatatgtttatcccaggcatgtttaaattcagttactgtggatttatctaccacgtcggctggaagtttgttccaaggatctactactctttcagtaaaataatattttcccatgttgagtttgatctttcccccaactaacttcagattgtgtccccttgttcttgtgttcactttcctgttaaaaacacttccctcctggaccttatttaaccctttaatatatttaaatgtttcgatcatgtccccccttttccttctgtcctccagaccagtgattttcaaccttttttgagccacggcacattttttatatttacgaaaccctggggcacattgagcaggggggagggtgggggctaaaaaaagtttggataaaaaaattctctctctcttttcatccctttcgctctatttctctctccctccctctttctctctcccttatttctctctctatccctctttctttctcttccttcctctcttttttgctctctttctctctccctccctacctccctctatgtttttttctctctccttccctccctctctctctctctctcttgctttctttctttctctctttctcttgctttctctctcttgttctctttctctgtctcttgatttctctctcttgttctctttctctctctcgctctttctctctctttctcgctctctttctttttttctctctctgagcttcgcggcacacctgaccctgTCTcacgctggttgaaaaacactgctccagactatacagatggagttcattaagtctttcctgatacattttatgcttaagaccttccaccattcttgtagcccatctttggacccgttcaattttgtctgaACTTTGATTGTGTGTCCGTGggggtgctgcaatggtcataaatgggaaaaatgatcataagtcatttttttcggtGCTATTGTAacatcagtcactaaatgaactgttgtaaatcaagggctaGCTGTAAATGTCATCTTTGCTTCAAGTACTTtgctttatgactgtttttcatctttatgactGTTTTACCCTAATGAGTGTTGCAACACCcccaaggtcacgtgatcaaaattcagatgactcatatttatgacgattgcagtgtctttgctcattccaggttgtcttttgtttgttttttcctatgtttttgtatgcggctgaagtaagccttgcactatcattgtttttggacactaagaactgttttgagtaacccttttttacaagtttgctgattagcagagcatgtgtgtgtttgatttcttttccttggactattacgcattgcctgagccagtcaggcagaacaatctCTAGTCTGCTTTCCTCCTATATTTCACACtactcccctccctctgtctccctttctccccctaccttttccctccctctccaccttttccccacttccctcctctccctctccgcTTCCTTTCtagttcttctttctctctcttatcctcCCCTGAGTACATATAATCATGATCCATTCTATGGTTAGCAGACTAGTAATTCAAAAACCCAGACTTTATTCCAATTTCAAAGCTATTTCTTAATCTTATATTTTTCCATTTATCTATACTTATTATGTAATACATTCTGCCAGGTATATTTcctgttctattttttttaaaaaaatatttttattggatttacatacAGTTAAAAAGACATTACATAATCCATAACTTCCAATCATAATGATAGCGACATAATAACATTCAGTACGTTTAAACTGAAAGCACACAaggaagaaacaagaaaaaaagaaaaaacatacacaaaGAATAAAGTAAAAAGAGACGTCCAAAAAAACGAACCCCAACTCTGCTGTCTCTCTTGATAGCTCACCCTTTTGGTTTATCTTACGGTGTTAGATATCAACGGTCAACATTCAGTTTTACGTAAAACCTAACTCTTCAATGCTCTTCCTATTAACTCCTATAATAAAGTGTTTATATTTTcctatttaattatgtatttatttttggtttttctttgaagattggacggccatttgtctgaaatgatgtagggacTCCTACATGATgatgtttggactagatgacctacaaggtcccttgtaactcttataaataaataaataaataaatactaatgaCAACATCTGGATGACATAGACATTCAAATGTGGTTCATCATGGGTAttgtaaaaatcaattaaatttggcaattacagtggtacctctacttaagaatccctctacttaagaacttttccaggtaagaaccgagtgttcgagatttttttgcctcttcttatgaaccattttctacttaagaacccgagcccggaaaaatttcccaggaaatttgagagtggcacgaagggctggccagtttcctgccattccccctttaatcttggccatctggggcttttctgggctgccagaggagcctttcaggggcacttaagaaggctttggcagcccagagcgaacagatcatttccctttctctggacgcttggagagggaatacgtatacctctgccagcacccagagaaaagaaatgctcccttcgctctgggcagcaactgtcttcctcctcttcttcctcctcctcctcccacccaaattccaagcttttatttctttcttaatgggttagcacacattatttgcttttacattgatttctatgggaaaaattgcttctacttacaaacttttctacttaagaacctggtaacggaacgaattaagttcttaagtagaggtaccactgtattttattttatttatttattcatttattttatttgtcaaaacatgtacaagatagcaggaattggtacaaacataaacaaaagcaaagaaggtatatgtaaatttggacaacagtattattattttattatttattagatttgtatgccgcccctctctggagactcggagtggctcacaacaataaaacagtacaaatccagtagttaaaacaatttaaaacccttaatataaaaaacaatcatacatctcatacaaaccatacataaagcagaaacggcccaggggaatcaattcccccatgcctgacagcagaggtgagttttaaggagtttgcgaaagagcaaggagggtgggggcaatcctaatctccggggggggggagttgattccagagggttggggactccacagagaaggctcttcccctgggtcccgccagacgacattgtttggtcgatgggacccggagaaggccaactctgtgggacctaatcggtcgctgagattcatgcagcagaaggcggtctcggagatattctgatccgatgccatgaagggctttataggtcataaccaacactttgaattgtgactggaaactgaccggcaaccaatacagactgcggagtgttggtgtaacatgggcatacctggggaagcccatgattgctctcgcagctgcattctgcacgatctgaagtttccaaacactcttcaaaggtagccccacgtagagagtaggacagggaaggtaggcacaatgctgtgcttatgcacatcccttacaaaatatttacaaatatttacaaatatttacaaaatatttgggaatatttgggaatggggtgaagtcggcTGTAAATAGTCTAAGGTTAACATTTTTggagttttgggggaagaaaccacattccaggcattgatcacagtattgttgaagttgtattttctgcagtcgagttttgagcagtttacattgagtttgaatctattgtgtgttcctgtattgttgcagttgaagctgaagtattcattgacaggtaggacattgttgtAAAtggttaatttaaatttaaaaaaatacttttattatttatttacttatcttggcagaacatatacaagatagcaggtattggtataaaaatataaacaaaataacaGATAAATGAGGGCAGCAGGACAGGGGCGgtaagcacaatggtgcgcttatgtacgccccttagagacctttcaggaatgggatgaggatggctgtagatagtctaagacagcgtttcccaaccggtgtgccgtggcacactagtgtgccgcgagacatggccaggtgtgctgccaagctccagctgggcggggcgctgccggtacttccgtcctggggctcccgctcgcagctgtcccccggctcctcgatgccgtggttttcggcgctctcctgctgggccccaaagaaggaaggcaggaagaaggagagctccattcttcgtgcctttttcccgccttccttctttggggcccagcaggagagcgccgaaaaccacggcatcgagcaggagccggttgacagctgcgagcgggagccccaggacggaagtatcggcagcgccccgcccagctggagcttctctggcgtcgacggcaagtgtcctttgtggcccggcgggagggcactggcgatgggagcggggggtggccgcagcggccgcaggcagtcgcggggagatggcggcggcgagagggagcgctctctctctctcagctgactgcaagcaggagccctgacggtggcggttggacgtgctgctggacgtcgtacatgctggcgctgcgggcctggcatatacggtgtccagcagcacatccagctgctgccgtcagggctcccgcttgcagtcaactgagagagagaaagaaagaaagagagacatagcaagagaggcagagaaagagagacagagcaagaaagagaggtagagaaagagagacatagcaagagaggcagagagaaaaagaaagagacatagcaagagaaaaagagagacttagcaagagaggcagagagagagagagaaagaaagaaagaaagaaagagagacatagcaagagagacagagagagagagaaagagaaagaaagagagcaagagaggcaaagagaaagaaagagacatatagcaagacagtgaaagagagagagcaagagagagagaaaaaagcaagaaagagatagcaagagagagagagagcaagggagagagaaagacatagaggaagggaaggagggagagagaaagagagcaaaaaagagaggaagaaagaaagagggatggagagagagaaagaagggaaggaaggaaaagagagaaagagggagaaatagagcaaaagggaggaagagagggtttttttgtccaaacttttctttagcccgcccccccgccccccccctttcagtgttccccaggattttgaaaatatgaataatgtgccgcggctcaaaaaaggttgggaaacactggtctaaggactACATTGAGATCGGATCGAAGGAGAGGTAGCTCTAAGCTATCGCAGCCCAAAAGTATAATAAGAAGGTTCGCAGCTAGAACAGTTAATTATGTGAGAACCCTCCCCCTTTTCCTAGTCCCGCCCCCCGTTCTGCCCCTCTCACCAAAAGGCGGAATgggtgggagggttttttttgagGGAACTTTCGCTTTCCATTTCCTCCTTTCTTAGTCGTCTTGTCGTCTGCCTAGCAAACAATGACGACAGGGGGATACTTTTTTCCTACTGGTTACGCTTGCCCAATGGGCGGCTTTTTCTTGGTTGCTGCGCACTTAATTCCTCGTTTGGCCAGCGATTCCCGGAAAGCTGAAGACCGTTAGATCCTCTACCGTTAGACTAGGATCTCGGCCACGATGGCTCTGCGCTCTGCGCCCCTTTTGCTTCTGGTGTTAATGATGGTCGCCCAAAGAGAGAGCTGCTTCGGTGAGTCCCTCCGGggcggctttttttttttgctggtgtgtgtgtgtgtaaatctaCCCAAggaatctctctccctccctcccccccaaagctTAACTCTTTCTCGTccgttccccccccctctctgtcccCTCTGAGAAGGGACCTCAAAGGGTGGGTGGAACTCTgctgcccctctctctctcacacacaaacactgttgtggttagctctggcccagctcctgccccaaggactgtggatgtgggggagacatccacatgctgcaggcctgttttgccccccccccgtggaatctgctgatgaaggctcctctgaccaagaagacataagtgacagggtagactcctcccaaaaattcacaggtacaaatttcagacacccacacgtttgaaaattcaaaacaatgttctttataatgcaaattcacttaaaccaagccctcttttggtatagcaaagagcacttgtctccaaacaaactggtaatttgtacaagtcccttatcagttctgtgatacttagcttgcagctgtgaggcaattcacagtcctttcacacagtgaaacacactttgccctggtttagtttcaaagcggggaaaaatcagcacacaaaaggtcaaagtcagtaaagcagtcacgaaacacaacgatcagataatcctccacaatggccaaacccacaggctgctctttatagcagcctcactaatcaccacagccccacccaaccacaggtggcctcattttctttgataataacctctcagttgttgctgcctatgcatcgctctccgcatgcgtggctgtatcattaactcttgttctgaatccaaggaggagctagataattgatctccttctgagctgtctgccacactctcctcctccctgtcactcatgtcttcttggtcagagaagccttcatcagcagattccaccggggacaaaacaggcctgcagcatgtggatgtctcccccacatccacagtccttggggcaggagctgggccagggctaaccacaacaggagccCCCACACGcagtcctttccctccctccccaaagtGATAATTGTTTGAAAGCAGCATTTGCACCTGATCAGATCAATTCACAAACGTCCTGGCTTTCCTTCAGCCCAAAACAACTCCGCctgtgtcttccttccttcctttgggcAAGATTTTGATGGCTCTTCCGGGCTTCTGGTGCTGGGAGGATCTGTCTTGTTTCTCGACTAGGTTCCCTTTATTTCAGATACGGAGCTTGTAGCCTCACCTGAAGCCCCCCCTAACTCTGCCCTTCTGGATCTCTTCCAGGCGCCTCCTCCCACTCCCTGAAGTATTTCTACACTGGCATCTCGGAGCCCAGTCAGGGACAGCCTCACTTTGTCATTGTGGGGTTTGTGGATGGTCAGGTCTTTGTTCACTATGACAGCAACAGCCAGCAGAGGCAGCCTCGAGTCTCCTGGATGGAGAAGGCTGGGAAGGAGGATCCCCAATACTGGGACAGAGAGACCCAGACAGCCCGTGTCAATGAGGAGATATTCAGAGAAGGCCTGGAGACTCTGAGGAGTCGCTACAATCAGAGCGAAGGTGAGCGATGACCTCTGGCCCCATAttcccctccccaggaattggtgggagggggggagaaaagaggGTCCCTCCCCAAGGAAAGGTTGctgccataattttaaaaaaatatatttttaaatgtttattcttTCTTTTGTAATACAGTAATTAAAATTTATCCTTGGCCCATGACAAACATTTCTCTGCAGTTTGCAGGCATCAAAACGCTTTaaatctcctgcctcctgccgcacgaatcccagtgaccggttaggtcccacagagttggccttctccgggtcccgtcgactaaacaatgtcatttggtgggacccaggagaagagccttctcagtggcggccccgaccctctggaaccaactccccccagatatcagagttgccaccaccctccttgccttttgcaagctccttaaaacccacctctgttgtcaggcatggaggaactgaaatttcccttccccctaggcttatagaatgtatacatggtatgtttgtttgtatgattggtctcttaaattgggtttttttagattactttttaatattagatttgttacattgttttttattgttgttagctgccccgagtcttcggagaggggcggcatacaaatctaaataataataataaagacccTGTAatagtattaattattaaaacGTTATATCATTCCAACCGTTGGAGgcttccaatggagcttgaggAGCCTCCTTGTCATCTCCCTCCCAGCTTTTGGCTCTGCGTTGAGAGTCCAGAGGGAGGATTTGGGGCTCTGAGTATCTGAAACAAGGATGGGGCTGCTTGACCTCCTTGTGCCCAGAAAGAGCCTTTGGGGGAGGGAGAAGATGGAGGGGAACATGGGAAGGCGGCTGGATCTGGAGACCTTCAAAATCCAATTTGGAGGCAGGATGAAAGATCTGAAGTCTCATCCAAAAGGACCTgaatagggggaaaaaattatttcttttatttcccaACCATTCCTCTTGTCTCAATGTCCCAGTGGGGGAGAAGGGCTCTTTCTCTCCTGGGGACTCCACAAACCATCTTCCTGTCCCTCTTTCCAGGCCTTCACACAGTGCAGGCGATGTATGGCTGTGAGCTCAGTGCAGACGGGAGAAAAAGTGGGTTTAACCTACATGGCTACGAAGGGAGGACCTTCATCGCCTTCGACACGGAGACCCTCACCTGGGTGGCTCTTGACCCCCAGGCCCAGATCACCCGGAGGAAATGGGATGATCTTCAAGGATATAATCAGAGACATAAGGTCTACCTGGAGGAAAAATGCATCGAGTGGCTGGAGAAATACCTGTCTTACCAGAAGGAGGCGCTGCAGAGGACAGGTGAGCATCTGGGTCCAGGGTGAACTTTCCGCCTTTATGGCCGGATTTCTTGCACACATTCAGACTCCTTTGGGTCACTGGTCCATAGCCTGGTTGCCCTGAAGGgaatcctcctcctcccctcccagcaCCTCTCCAGGATGCGGAAAGTGCTGCTTGGTTCTTATTGCCAGGCAGCCATTAACATGAAATACACTCTCTGCCCTTGAAAGCTGTAGTTGTGGCTGGCCAGGATCAAGCATCTGCCTGGATCAGCAGAAAATCCGTGGAAGTTCTGCTTGGTTCTTATTGCCAGGCAGCCACCCCAAGTTTTCGGAAAacagcggcatacaagtctaataaataattataataaatattcccccttgcccatgttgttttgttgattgattgactgtgtgcctgctttttatatataccgtttttatgagattactagttttaaattgtaattagattggtgggcattggatttggtattatgtactgtgctgttttttattattgttgtgagccgccccgagtttgcagagaggggcggcatataaatccagtaaatctaatctaaatctaatcaacATGAAATACACTGTCTGCCCTTGCAAGCTAGCCAGGATCAAGTATCTGTGTGGATCAGCAGCAAATCCTTGGGTTGAAACTAAGTAGTGGCAGGTTTTCCTGCCCTTCCAATTTTTTGATCCAccttccaggctccagaggggCTCAGAGTTAATTCTGGTGTTTCCGCAGAGCCTCCAGTGGTGACGATGAGCAGAAGGAAAGAGGTGGAGGATGGGATGGAGACGCACGTCTGCCGCATAGATGGCTTCTACCCCAGGGAGATCGATGCCTCCTGGACAAGGGACGGGGAGGTCTGGCTGCAGGACACCTTGCATACGTCTGTGGCCCCCAACGCGGATGGGACCTACCACTACTGGATCAGCATCCAGATCGACCCCAAAGAGAGGGGCCGCTATCGGTGCCACGTGGAGCATGACGGCCTCCAGGATCCTCTGGACTTGGAGCTGAAGGGTGAGAGGCTGCAGGGAGGGAACTACTTTCTACTTTGGGAAGCAGAGAGGCAACTGCTTTTTGTTTAAGCagaacattttcaaaaaaggaaataaaacagaaaataaaaagggagagaggaactTAGCAGGAACCTTGGGAAGATTGCCTGCTGAGCCCTGGTATGTGTGGGATGAGTTTCTTGTTTAACTACTAATTCGCCTTCTTTTAGCAGaaataatactaaaacaagtaggcaaaaaaaaaatccaaaaagtaaACTAAGACCAAAACAAAAATTTGAACAACCTAAAAAGCTGtggtttaattttttatatatacagtgatacctcatcttacgaacccctcgtcatacgaacttttcaagatatgaacccggggtttacgaTTTATTTGCCTCGTTTTAGAAActctttccatcttacgaacctgagcccaggtccgtgggctctcttactgcgcctgcGCTCTCCTACTGCGCATGAGCTAtctgactgccgaagggattcccctgccttgtgactgtcaccgccgggatttcccatttgcttgcatgggaattccccgcTGGAATTCCCTgcatccttttgcttgcacctgaggtaGGGAACgccggagctgccccatttccctgtcactttcccctctagccctccgcttcctctgctccccgcagccgccccatcctgctgcca
This genomic interval carries:
- the LOC139159715 gene encoding major histocompatibility complex class I-related gene protein-like, with protein sequence MALRSAPLLLLVLMMVAQRESCFGASSHSLKYFYTGISEPSQGQPHFVIVGFVDGQVFVHYDSNSQQRQPRVSWMEKAGKEDPQYWDRETQTARVNEEIFREGLETLRSRYNQSEGLHTVQAMYGCELSADGRKSGFNLHGYEGRTFIAFDTETLTWVALDPQAQITRRKWDDLQGYNQRHKVYLEEKCIEWLEKYLSYQKEALQRTEPPVVTMSRRKEVEDGMETHVCRIDGFYPREIDASWTRDGEVWLQDTLHTSVAPNADGTYHYWISIQIDPKERGRYRCHVEHDGLQDPLDLELKEPTDSKSNLWLIIIGCVVAALVLLCVIAGIAGIVVFLKRRQDGYKAASRRCRDISKAALKRPQDDYNAVPLIHRGTDSPAQVDTHSIKREE